The following proteins are co-located in the Solea solea chromosome 21, fSolSol10.1, whole genome shotgun sequence genome:
- the cby1 gene encoding protein chibby homolog 1 isoform X1, giving the protein MEDLKKSLKMPIFGNTFSPKKIPPRKSASLSSLHTLDRSTREIELGLEYGPPAMNIGGLSWKFEEGQWVSESGGNTSGRELRRLKKRNAQLEEENNLLKLKIELLMDMLTETTVEYHMMEKEVDELKSQH; this is encoded by the exons ATGGAG GACCTTAAAAAGTCACTCAAGATGCCGATCTTTGGAAACACATTCAGTCCAAAGAAGATACCGCCTCGCAAATCCGCATCACTGTCAAGCCTCCACACG CTGGATCGCTCCACAAGAGAAATCGAGCTGGGTCTTGAGTATGGGCCTCCTGCAATGAACATCGGAGGCCTGAGCTGGAAGTTTGAAGAGGGACAGTGGGTATCAG AATCTGGTGGGAATACCTCTGGTAGGGAATTGCGGCGGCTTAAGAAAAGAAATGCACAACTGGAGGAAGAAAACAACCTCCTGAAACTGAAGATTGAACTCCTCATGGACATG tTGACAGAGACGACAGTGGAGTACCACATGATGGAGAAGGAAGTGGACGAATTAAAGAGTCAACATTGA
- the cby1 gene encoding protein chibby homolog 1 isoform X2: protein MPIFGNTFSPKKIPPRKSASLSSLHTLDRSTREIELGLEYGPPAMNIGGLSWKFEEGQWVSESGGNTSGRELRRLKKRNAQLEEENNLLKLKIELLMDMLTETTVEYHMMEKEVDELKSQH from the exons ATGCCGATCTTTGGAAACACATTCAGTCCAAAGAAGATACCGCCTCGCAAATCCGCATCACTGTCAAGCCTCCACACG CTGGATCGCTCCACAAGAGAAATCGAGCTGGGTCTTGAGTATGGGCCTCCTGCAATGAACATCGGAGGCCTGAGCTGGAAGTTTGAAGAGGGACAGTGGGTATCAG AATCTGGTGGGAATACCTCTGGTAGGGAATTGCGGCGGCTTAAGAAAAGAAATGCACAACTGGAGGAAGAAAACAACCTCCTGAAACTGAAGATTGAACTCCTCATGGACATG tTGACAGAGACGACAGTGGAGTACCACATGATGGAGAAGGAAGTGGACGAATTAAAGAGTCAACATTGA